From Neodiprion pinetum isolate iyNeoPine1 chromosome 7, iyNeoPine1.2, whole genome shotgun sequence, a single genomic window includes:
- the LOC124223780 gene encoding U11/U12 small nuclear ribonucleoprotein 25 kDa protein encodes MLFIFTGYVSEKCMDCGSPATHCRVDPAMSNVVTSEVDDSVTKDKSTPGAVEFAHDELVKLTKDAINKIIESDPLFSGIPADATVEEIKSQSAVAQGQAITLYLNRGELPMLSVVVPPHNTTVLDLKKAIKRHTLLALKREKVTKKISWKHVWKKYNVCFGSTQLVNDNENIKNYGLTNKTELHYVKKRREK; translated from the exons ATGTTATTCATCTTTACGGGCTATGTGTCAGAGAAGTGTATGGACTGCGGGTCCCCTGCCACACACTGTAGAGTCg ATCCAGCAATGAGCAACGTTGTAACATCGGAGGTCGATGACTCTGTGACAAAGGATAAATCTACACCAGGTGCTGTAGAGTTTGCTCACGACGAGCTTGTCAAACTGACCAAAGATGCGATAAACAAGATAATTGAGAGCGATCCTCTATTTTCTGGAATTCCAGCCGATGCTACAGTTGAGGAAATCAAGTCACAGTCGGCAGTTGCTCAAGGTCAAGCGATTACGCTTTACTTGAACCGTGGAGAATTGCCGATGCTTTCTGTTGTG GTGCCGCCTCACAACACGACGGTTCTTGATTTGAAAAAGGCGATAAAACGTCACACGCTTTTGGCCCTGAAGAGAGAGAAGGTAACAAAGAAGATAAGCTGGAAACATGTTTGGAAAAAGTACAACGTATGCTTTGGTAGTACACAGCTGGTAAACGATAATGAAAACATAAAGAACTACGGCCTGACTAACAAAACGGAGCTACATTACGTAAAGAAACGGCGAGAAAAATAA
- the LOC124223779 gene encoding distal membrane-arm assembly complex protein 2: MLARQVTRLGLHRYQGCRNSLILEQVSRSMSKYDPPEEEVQKPKPQLKQWRREWDDGSYRLQTKFKVWDRTGKVEGPTMEKVVALTQPWDLSADGIKKWWNQKKIEAEKEDQKFIKLRHEILGSNLATGHFLVFRGAKVKFLGQPEWTERDEKGNYNLPTSYVPDFVVEAIDINGMNLYYEGLDNMRFLNELKWLSLKGCKTIDDWCLDKMSSYYPNLEYLDISDCEKVTERGLEALYRIHSLKKLIVTNHHVSPAFELTCMMLEDCSSQLKVDMRLPAEKDSVPAEAQT, encoded by the coding sequence ATGCTTGCCAGGCAGGTTACTCGTCTGGGATTGCATAGGTACCAAGGATGCCGTAATTCATTGATTTTAGAACAAGTATCGAGGTCAATGAGCAAGTATGATCCCCCGGAGGAAGAGGTCCAAAAACCTAAACCGCAGTTAAAGCAGTGGCGAAGAGAGTGGGACGATGGAAGTTATAGGttacaaacaaaattcaaagtttGGGACCGCACAGGCAAAGTTGAAGGACCCACGATGGAGAAGGTGGTAGCGTTGACGCAACCCTGGGACTTGAGCGCAGATGGGATAAAGAAATGGTGGAATCAAAAGAAGATAGAAGCAGAAAAGGAGGACCAGAAATTCATAAAACTGAGACACGAAATTCTAGGTTCCAATTTGGCCACCGGTCATTTTCTCGTCTTTCGCGGAGCCAAAGTTAAGTTTTTGGGGCAACCTGAGTGGACGGAAAGAGACGAGAAAGGAAATTACAATTTGCCGACATCCTACGTGCCGGATTTCGTAGTGGAAGCGATCGACATAAATGGAATGAATCTTTACTACGAAGGATTGGATAACATGCGCTTCCTCAACGAACTCAAATGGCTAAGCCTTAAAGGCTGCAAGACAATCGACGACTGGTGCTTGGATAAGATGTCGAGCTATTACCCAAATCTGGAATATCTGGATATATCGGATTGTGAAAAAGTAACCGAACGTGGACTCGAAGCTCTGTACAGGATACACTCTCTCAAGAAATTGATTGTTACTAACCACCATGTTTCCCCGGCCTTTGAATTGACCTGCATGATGTTGGAGGATTGCTCTTCGCAACTAAAAGTCGACATGAGACTACCCGCGGAGAAGGATTCTGTGCCTGCAGAAGCCCAAACCTAA
- the Dlc90F gene encoding dynein light chain Tctex-type 1, producing the protein MEDMQEETQFVVDDVSKIIKDAIEVSIGGNAYQHTKVNQWTSHVVEACLGNLTKLQKPYKYIVTCTIMQKNGAGLHTASSCFWDNATDGSCTVRWENKTMYCIVSVFGLAI; encoded by the exons ATGGAAGATATGCAGGAGGAG ACCCAATTTGTCGTCGACGATGTCAGCAAGATAATAAAAGATGCGATCGAGGTTTCCATCGGGGGCAACGCCTACCAACACACTAAGGTTAATCAATGGACATCTCACGTAGTTGAAGCCTGCCTGGGAAACCTCACCAAGCTACAGAAACCTTACAAATATATCG TGACTTGTACCATCATGCAAAAGAACGGTGCAGGCTTGCATACGGCAAGTTCGTGCTTTTGGGACAATGCAACGGATGGAAGTTGCACAGTGCGCTGGGAGAACAAAACGATGTATTGTATCGTGTCCGTTTTTGGTCTGGCGATTTAA